Below is a window of Maylandia zebra isolate NMK-2024a linkage group LG19, Mzebra_GT3a, whole genome shotgun sequence DNA.
TGCGCTGGCTGCACAATATGAGGCGCAGTTCCTCTGAGATCAAATGAATTACGGGAAATCTGTTTAGGTGCAACATCTTCCTGCGGCGCGGACGGTTCAAGGTGGTCCAGCATCTTCCCTCTGAGCCTCCTGCTTCCTCTTCTCTTGGACTGTGGATAACATAAAGCCTTCAAGACGGAGGGGGTGGTGGAGCATCGAGGAAAAAACAGGGGCAATATGAGAGAGCGGGACTTCATGCCCAATATGGAGAGGGGCAAACCTGCTACTTATACGGGGGACAAAAAGGCTAAGATGGCTGCTAAGACTAACAAGAAGTGGGTGAGACTAGCCACTGTTTTTGCATATGTGTTGTCTGTGTCTTTAGCAGCCATTATCCTGGCAATTTACTATAGCCTGATCTGGAAGCCAACCAGCGCATCCTCTTCTGGTGGGAAGCTGGTGGTGCCCACTCCGACTGCAAATATCTCAACTAACATGTCCACAAACGACAACATGACAGAGTGGAACTCTACGCAAACACGGCTGTTATCTCTCAACCAGACCAGGCAGGGCACAACCCCGCACGGTCCGGCGATTCAGTGGGGTGACAGAGCGGAGAGAGTGGCGGTTTCCCCGCGGGGTGCGGGAGCAGAAATTGCGCACTCGCAACAGGACGAAGGACTCTACGCGTCTTCCCACGGTCACACGAGCGCGGGGAGGTCGGGAGCTTTGGGTACAGAGACGCAAGGGTCTTCTCAACCCCGCGTGAGCCACTACATCCCGTCGAGCACCGCGAGGGAGTCTGTCGCTGAGGACAAGGGGGAGAGGGAGGCGCGCGGGGTGACAGAAAAGCGCGAGCCCGAAGACGCTATCACTCTTCCTCCGACCTGAACGGTGAGCCGAGGTGGCCATGGAAGAGACTGGTCGGTCCTAATCCCCATCACCACACCACCCTTAGGACCCCCCATATTTAAAACAgctaccccccacccccaaaaagGAGTGGTTTACATCCTCAGTACCGCAGGTCGGATAACTCACGTCTTTCAAGTGAATTTGCAGAGCCCCGTATGGATACTGAACTGCACATGTTAACAGACATCTTGCTTTTATTACCGAGAAAAGAGGAGAGCTCCCCCGTGGACCCTGTACCCCCTTAACTATgcgtttcctttttcttttgttttaggcCATCTGTATGCCTTAAATCAGTGTGTGTCTACTTTACCTCGGACAGCTTCTGAGGCCACTAACCTGCCTGTATGTGTGCAacactgatatatatatatatatatacactcttTCCTATTCGTTTAACAATATATATGTAAGATGGTAGAatccttttgtgtgtgttacaTATATATTGTTAAATGAATAGGAAAGAGGCTCCAGAGATGCTTTTGGTTTTGCAGGACCTAAATATGTCTTGCAGGCATACAGCTCCTAACATCACTGCCATTCTTCAGCCAGTTTAAATCAATACTACATTATTGCATTTTTAACACATAGGCCGTGTCTCCTTTCATGGATTAAACCCAGGACACCAAGTAGAAGGACCTACGTTATTGAGTTATGCTCAGGTATGTGCATATAACCATgtaaatgtattctgtatttgGTTGTGTACATATAAGGCAGGCATACATCTTTGGGCCTTGACTTAACTTTTAGCATAATTAGATGATTTTTATTAAAGCTATAGTATGTATGATAGGAGGAACAATATCACAAGGTTACAAATAAACATCCTAAAATGATTCATTTCTATGGTTTTATAACAGATGTAACTAAAAAATTATTCACTGACATTATCCTGTATGTTaccaatattttatttatttagagccATAATGGATACTATAGATTCAAATAAATGATAGTTTTTTCCTAACATCTTACACTGTGTTTCATATAGAGAGTGATTTACATGAACTCTTTGGAGTGCAAGTATAATTATTGATTGATATGAAGGCGTAGGTTCGACAGAAGTAACAGCAGCGCCGGCGCAAAGAGGACTCAGTTTAGAGTCAGCCTTTGTTCTTGGGGTTTAATCAGATTTGGGCTCTTTGAATCACCCGAGTGAACCGTCCAGCCTGTGATCAGAGGGACTGTCGGCTTCTCTCAGAGAAAGAGAAGCCTTCACCTCGCAGTCTACCACAGTTTTGGTATGCTGCAGCTCTCACTGAAACCACTTCACACAGTCACATGTGGTGAACTATGAAGTGGAAATAAGACCAACCACCCCGTGCGCTCTCTCAGCAGCATGTGAGGGAGGTGTATTGATTTGCGAGCTCTGTTGTTACATTGTACAAAAGAGAGAAGAACACATTACACAATGCCGTTCGGTGCTATTTTGATCCAGCTCCCTCTGAAAAGGCCTGTTTGGCTGAAAGGTTTCCGTGCTGGCTGTGACCAGCGTCACTCACTATCacactgaaaataaaaccacttgaTTTCCTCCGTGCAGCCAGTACCTCTATAATGATGTAAACGGTGATGACATGCACTGTTTTCTTAATGTGACAGAGTTTCAGAACCAGAAGCTGAGGTATGTGTGCCGCTGTGCTAAATGGGAAGCCCATTCATCATGGGAGACagcagactcacacacacacacaatcacatagcAAGCCTTGTGTACAGGAAGACAACAGAGAGTGTATAACTCAGTGACACTGGCCTTAGTTTATAGGATGACTTTGGCAAATGTGTTTCCAGTGCCTCTTATGGCTTTGTGATATATGAAAGGAGCAGCGGGTAGCCTATTGATGAAGGAGTTTATCTGTGGTGACAGTTATTGCAGGAAAGCTACATCTGAGTCAGGACACAGCATCTGACCTCATGACTCTTGAACCCCCCGACCCCTCACCAAGGTAGATGATCACATTATCTAAAGTGAAATCAGTCACATGTTACATAACAGTGTCATATGAGAATAATTTGTCTTGTGACTGAAATCAAATAATGGTTTGCACAACCACAGGAAAGTGAAACTGCAGCTATTAAATCATTgagattttatatatatatctctatatctctatatctatatctatatatctatatctatctatatctatatctatatctatatatatatatatatatatagatatatatatagctgtATATATAATTACTATTACTGCTAAAAGCCTGAGGAATATATGCATAAAACATTGgtaagaagaaaaggaaattgTTTGACAGTGTCCTCCTTTTCTCTAGAAaactgtctaaaaatgtattttttaaaaatcagggTTTACATTTTCTCTATTACTGAACCCAAAATAGCTTTCACATAAACAGTTTAACTACTGAACCCAATGCAGTGGAGTTAGTCTATCAGTGCAACAAGCATGTTTTGGGGGCCATCCCTGTGTGATATGCACAAATATTTGggggtttatttattttttgtttttttaaaaagcagagtgCTTAACTGACTCCAGATGATAGGCAATTGTTTCGAGatagcatttctttttttcttgtgtcccgtttggatctttagccatcagaatggttgtcttaaggccaagataGCATTTCTTCAACACATTCCCTCCTTTCTTCTCCTTAAGGAAGATTTTTACCTGCATGAACTGCTTTAAATGCTCTGTTTCTTTGCTGGTGTTTTTTCCTAGTTAACTCCTGTATTAGTAATCAGAGGGAAAATAGCTAATTTAGTTATTTCAGGCATCTTGAAAAACTCACCCATCTATTGCTCAAACGTCTGTTTACAAAGGTCGGCCAATCAAAAGAACGCTGGTTTAagggcccccccccccccccccccttaaacCAGCgtttaagggggggggggggggggggggggccagACTAGCTAAAACACTGAACTTGGACCACATGAAGCTGCCACCATAAGTGATCTTTTTAACACATTTAGGTTTATCAGACGTTCTGTAGATGAATGTCAGAGTGGTACTTAGTGTTTAAAAGGCTCACAAACATCATTTTGCATGGTGAATGTTAAGCACCCGGTTAGTTGCAGAGACCTTTCCAAGAATAACCTTAGGGAATGAAAGCTCCATCAACGCAGCATTTAAACAAGACACCATCACAAAAGAAAGGAGATGCTGTTTTGCAGTAGTGACAATGAGAAGGAAGAAAGCAAGAGCTTTCTTCCATTAACAAAAGGGCAAACGTGTGGCTCTATTAGGAGCTGATGCAAAAGGAAAATGAAGCTGTGTGTAGGTAAAAAGCCACCAGCTGATTCAAACAATGTCACGAGActaaaaaagacaaatacacCAGAGGGTTTTAACTAGATTTATTGCATGATGCTAAGCTGACCTCAGATCAATATGACAAACAGCATATGTGCACCTTGTCGCCCCAGGCCTCTTGTTTCCAGGCCAGGAGAAAGAGGAGGGGCGAGGGCACTCTCCTTGATCACGGCAGCTGCCGAGGCGTGGTTGTTACATGCTTAACTATGACCGGGCTGGAGGGAGATGAACAAACCCAGCGGAAACAGACACCGTGTCAGGTTGTGTTAGGGTCACAGGTCCAGACTGGACATCACTTCCGCTTGACCGACATCCATCAGCTGTAATGAAACACCTTGAGAGCCTCCGACTGTTAAATCACTGTTAAAAACCTTGGCTAATAGGAGGCGTTGCTGACACGAGCAGTAAAGCAAAGGAGCGCCTTATAGACAAACAACAGTTTCACACAGTTTTATATTTTGAGCAATTTGCTTGTTTAAGTTTATTCTTCAGTGACGCTGACCTTTGTAACCACAGACAAAGGTCAATAAGTAACAGATTACATCTTGTTTGATTCATTTGTGCAAAAGGTTGTGTTTTTTAAGGAGCGTTTATGTTTTATTACCTAGTGCTTACTGAGACTTCAGGAAGTTACTGACCCCAGTCAGGAAACTTTCCCAAACTTTTCCTAAAAAGGAAACCCCAAACAAACCACAATCTTGTTCCCACATTTCAGCTTTCACATAAACTAAAGTTGCCAAACTGAATGGAGTCAATCAGCAGCAGGTATACCAGCATGTTGCTGACTGACAGATTAGTATTGATGTTTAGGTGTAATTGTATTTGCCCAGAAGAACTAGTAGAAGTACTGCTTTTACCTCTATGAAACAGCCTGGAGTAGCGACTCTTTTCTCATAGGCAAACGCCAAACCAAAGCACCAAAACAGAAGGGTGTTTTTGCAAACCAAAAAAGGATGACAGGCCTCGACATCGTCTTGCTTTAAAGCTGCTTGGACCAAATGTtgatctcttttttaaaaaattttccTCAGGATAGTAAGCCTCTCTCCACTGCAGTGCACAGCTGACATAATCCCACACTGCACTTCAATCCTCTAACACAGCCTACAGGTCTTATTTCCATAATATCAACACCCCCAATTTGGTGCGCTATTGTGTCAAACCCTTCAAACCATTAGTTAGCTTATAGCATTAAAGTGATCCAGAAGTGTTACAGCTACCTATTTTTTGTGCTCTTgtgttaaaaagtaaaaacagtgTACAGCAGGTCACAAGCTCAAAGGCCTCAAAGGTAGAGCGCTGCCATGGAGACAGACTTGTGAGGAGATAATTAAAACAGTAGCACCTATGGGATCCCACCTGCAGGGCTGAGAGAAAGCTGTGTCTAATGCAACAACTCTTCAGAGAACCCGTGTGAAGTTAATCAAATTAAACATGAAAGCAGAGTCTGTAGGCAAGAAGTCCAAATGTATGGACCGTTGGTGCTGCAGCGTGCTCTGTCTTTATCGCACTGGTCCTCCGATAACGTGTTAAGAGTGacgaaacaaaagaaaaacctgcACGCAACAAATTCACCGACTACTGTGCGTTTGCTCAGGTGCACGAGTAAAGTGAAGTGAACAGGGTGACAAAACGATGCCAGCCGGAGCCTTTGAAACACAGAAAATCTTTATTCATGTGGCGTATGCTTCGTTCCGAGCGGTTCAGCAAATGAAGACATGTTGCACATGGACTCAAATTAGAGCGAGTACTCTGAGCAGCAAAAAAGGCTGGGATCACACCTTGAAATGCagcacacacgcatacacaggCACATCTAATTACAACAGTGCGAGAACACACGTGGGGGGTACTTGCATACTCCCCGCCAACCAACTCATCTCACCTCAGAAACTTGACATTTAAGGAAGGTGACAGTGCAGATGTTAAACAAACTGAATGAACAAGGACTAAACACTTAAATATAAAATGCTCTATGATTGTGTTTCTTCCACTACATGAAATCTCACAgggagattttaaaaaatacttcaAAGGGAAACAGTGACCTGTTTTTCACACAGATGTTTCCTTCTACTGATAGATTGCTATCCACATATAATACAAAATAAGGCCCCTTCTTTCTTAACGGATGGACTGGCTTCAAACGTTGTGGCTCGCTTCTTGCTTTTTTGATTTTATGTAACCTCCGTAGACACAGACAAGACCGCAGCTCAGAGCATGTCTGCTGTGTTTTCCACTTACAGTTACATAACTGTTTACTACACGGTGGCATTGACGAAAGCCAAAAACTTCTTAATATAACTGTCGCTTCTTACCAAAATAGCATCAAAGGCTggcaataaattttaaaaaggagaaaaaaaaatacgactcagagaaacacagcttGAGATTTACTTGGTAACATTCTCCTGTCCGAAATGGAtaggcaaataaataaaataaatgaggcAGTTAATATACAAACCATAAATTAAAGTACACCTTCAATAGCTGAAGAAGCCAATATGCAAGGCACAACAACTGGCTAAGATATTAATCAAGGGAAGCTTGAAAGATATTAGGCTCTCTTTCACAAACATAATACAGAACAAATAATACAAAAGGGAATTTTAGCTGAATCCCGGCATTCTCAATTCACCCAACTCAAAAAATGCTTGAAttatattttttccccccactcaCAGGGGCCCAAAGACCAGAATTTGTACACTGTTTGTTTAGAATCAGCTAACATAGTACATTACAATCCTAAATTAAGTGCCAAAACATAACATAAGAAGAGTGAGGAAGACCGGATCATCGGGATTCAGCTGTAAAACTGTGCTTTAGGGAACACAACAATAGTGTGCAAGGTTTCTACTCTGCAGTGTtataaatcaatatttaaacaTCCAAATGTGTTATGCTTTACCATCAGCTggctttttattttaacaataaAGGAGTACACTAGTGAGTTATGTCATCTTACAACTGGATCGCATTTATTTCTTTCTAAACCTAGTTCTGCATTAAACAGAATGAGGAAATTGGCTCTTCTAGATGGCCTCCTTGGGCAGCGCTGCAAGCTACTCCAGCAtggctgctttttttcttttcgtttttcttttttaattgagTTAAGGCttttagaaaaagaaaggcATTTTCAGGGCGCCATCTGATCCAAGTCCCAGTGGTTTGGACTGAATGTTTTACTTCTGACGCCTCGGGATGTTACAGTAGAACTCTGTGCCGATCGTCTGAGTGTGGGGGACATATTCATGGTGCACAACGCTCATgactgtgaaagaaagaagaaacgaGCATGTTCTGGATGTCCTGCCTTAAGGCTCTGACAGGGtaaattttcctttttcagGCTGCCCTTTGCTCTCTGGGACATAGATCCAGTTCCCCAGTGCTGATCCCCCCACACTGTGACACAAATGTATACTTCCTCTATTTTCCCCGGTGAAAAGTAGTCGGACCACAAAGCAATGTAAAAACAGCAGGCGCAGGGGATGTGGCTCAGAGCTGCACAAGGAGACGACCTTGATAAGTAAAAAGGCCAAATTTAAATCAAGTAGATTTCTGCCACTTATGGGCAGAGTTGTGAGGTTTCATGACTGCAAAGCTGTCATCCCCAAATTCAGATAATCTTAACCAGAGTATGACATCATCAGGCTCCTGTCTTGATATCAAAAATCAGTGGCGCGCTCCTTTCAATGCTCTTAATAGCAGAAACATTTACAGCATGTCAGTAGTAACATTTTGTAAACTTTGGACTGTCTTGGTCACTGGCCAAAGACATTAGGGTTCAAATGTGCGTTTTAACAATATACTGATTTCATACTTCCCAAAGGCTATTTATGGAAGCTGGAAGCAGTTAATAATATCCATTTGTCTACTACTTTTAAATGTAGAAATAAAAACTCTACTGGAGGTCTGCAACTATGTATCGTCATATATTACAATCTTTATTCAGTTACTGAAAAGTTACTCAGGGACTACAGCTGAAAAGTAGCTTTTAGCTATATCCGGTACAATATATTTATTGTGCATCGTCCCTGCTAAATAagctaaataaattaaaaaaatatacctCTAAGGCAGAATCAGGCACTAAGTAATTAGACTGTGGCTTGGTTTAACGTCAAGGGCTATCTAAATTTAACCGATTAGCTAGCCTCCTGATATGTACCTCAACATTTTCATACAAAGGTGTAAACATTCAGTGATATTGCACTCAAGCAGCGTACTTCCATACAGAAAGAGATGTCAGTACACATGTTTTTGTACACATAAAGTGCtctgatgttaaaaaaaattaaaaaaaacactaataaTAATCGAGCGGGAAAAAGGTGTCTCACCATTCATGTGTCACATTTGAGACAAAAATTCAGCTCCCACAGTTTTGCCTGTAAGCTATAAACAGTATTGCAAACGAGCTACTTTGAAGCAAAAATAATGCATCCAAATGCTGTGTTTTGGTTTCAGTGTTTATATCCAGAAAACGTCAGTTAAACAATTTTCCCATGTTCTCGTgcctgcaaaaacaaacaaaaaaagagagagagaaaaggataaAAATTACCAACTGCAACTTTCTGTATTTtacatttactgtattttctCATTCCCTCCTCAGTATGAACGATCATACATTATCTGTTCAGGTGGAAGATGAAATGAAAAACCATTCTCACAAGACTATTTCTCCTGCACTCCATCAAGACTCAGAGGGGCTGAATTAAAATTGGATAATACGCAGCTGCATTGCAGATATATTGCTCTCCTCATCCTTTTAAATCCCCATCCATTTGCACTTCCCTCCATTTGCACATCTATTGATTCTCACACTGACCTTGTCACTGCTGGTGGAGTGTGTTGGGTGTGTTTCTCCAGACTCCAGGCTCAGAACAGACAGACCAGAGTCTATCAGCTCTtctgtgaaaacaaaagcacGGTTAGTTTACTTGGAACATCCACACACGCAGCcaggagaaaaataaataaataaattttaaaaatcaggCTCGCTGAAGTTCAGGCGtacctgtgtttgtgttgctgatGTTGCACTTGGGAAGTTCCACAGGCTGGATCTCATGTAGAGGGGTGCAGGCTTTTTCAGCAGGGGGGGAGCTGGGAGCTGTGGGTGGGCTGCTGTCCTTTTTAGTGCAATCAGTTTCAGATCCCTGCTGCTGTGCAAAAGAAGGTGCAGCTGGCCCACCTCCTTTATCCTGAAGACTCCCATCATCCTGCTTGGCACTTTCAAGAGGCTGACGTGGCCTCTGCATTTCATGCTTGTTCTTTTTAGGTGAGGAAGCTTTCAAAGAGCTGGGACCTCTGGATTCTGACTCTTGAGACCCCGTGGTTTGCCTTGCATGAGCCCCCTGGATGAGTTCCTCAGAGAAGCGCACTTTCTTCTCCAAACCCCGAGAGGACGAAGCCTCTGCCTTCTCCTGAGTCGGGGTGTCCTCTCTAAGGATAGCAGCCGACACCGAGGCTGCTGATTCACTCACTTCCTCGGGCGTGCTCAGTGAATCCGGGCTCGgtgactgctttgtttttgcGTCCTGATCTTTCAGCTCGTCTGCATTAGCGTCTGTGAGGGCATCAAGTTCCTCAAGGAATTCCTCCAGCGTCGTCTCAGGCATCTAAAAGATGAGATCAAAGCGAAAAACAGGAGTGTTTCTTGCTAAATGGATGTCTTTTATTATTCACTTTATAGCAGGGTCAAAAGAGGTTTCACCTCTCACCTGCAGGTTCTCTCCATCATCATTTGCCTGCCATCTGAAAAAAGGGTATtcagaaacaaaaaagcagTGTGTTGTGaatctctttttctttgcaaGTTATAGCATGCTGCAATATTGTATATAACAATCAGCAACAAGAGTAAATAACACAGATCATTTTATCACAATGCAACGTTCAGCTGGCAAAGTTTAGGTCCTGGCATTCGTGTGGTACTTTGACACATACCGTCCACTTAAACATTACCGCAGAAGAAGCACACCCCCACAAGCTTTCTACAATGGCACCACAGCATCTCACCCTTAGCAGGACAACATGTCACaccacaaagcaaaaacagttCAGGActagtttttttctttgacattaaaagagcACAAAGCTCTCAGTTAGCCTTCAAATGGTCTGACTgagcatctgtgggatgtgcAGCAATAAGCCCTATTTACAGGTCGCCCTCAGAGATTCCACGAGTATAACCTAACGGGTCAGACGAGACTGCTGCAGGCCATTTCAGTGTTATAACAGCATTTGCTTCTCAGTCACATACTTGCTCAAAAACCAATGACTACACCATGAAAGGTAATGACCAATGGGAGTCATATCAGGTGATTGTCCAAGGACATGTGGAAAGCAAGAGCTGTGATTTGAGGTTGGGGCTCAGCCTTCCgaggcacagacacacaccggTCTCAGTTGTTGTGATTGTAATGGCTTTTCATGCATGAACTCCAGACAGTGTCAAGAGACTCAGGCTGGGACACTGTCCTCAGTTGCCCTTTGTCACATGTAGAGTCAGTACtggattttgtgtgttttaggtAAGGGTGCTGTCTGGGTAGAGCATGCAGCAGAGCACGAGATGACCACTTGCTAGCTGTGAATTTAGCCAATTATtacattttcccttttttcctcaCATCAGCGATAGGAAATCGCACCAACTTTGTACTAAGGAACTGGTGAGCTAAAGACTGTTTAACACTGTTTCATGTTTAATTCAGCTACATCAGACAAAGTTCTCACACGCACCTCCATTTGGATAATATCCAGAAACATCGAGAGCTGCAGTGTATGTGTGAAAATGGCTTTGGTGGCCTGTGGGCTGCCTTTGCCCACACTCAAATCTGTTGCCAACTGTAACAGCAGCACAGCCTGATAACAGGAATCTCACACCCGAGTGCTGTTTTACAGAGCCCCCCTCCAAATCCTTACCTACTTTTACAGAGACATAAAATAATCTTTCTCACTCCAAGTCCACACAGTGCCTCAATTTCAGCTCTGTGGCTGTGGAATTTTTTGGACATTATGATTGCATTACAGCGCACATATGGCCTTTTCCACCAGCACCTACTCAGATCGGCTCAGCTTGGTTTTTAGGGTTTTCTCATTAGGTGTAGTACTTAGTACCAGGTATTTGTTTAGTACTTGATGGGGTTCTAAGCAATCTGAGATGaccccaaaatgtgatgtcaacaGGCTGCATGCTCCAGATTGGCTAGACGGCCTGCTCACCATCAAGTGGTGTTTCACAGCAGAGGAGAAACTGTGGAGGGGGGGACAGAATGCGACCTTCTGGGTTATTTAGTCAGCTGCCACCACTTCTAAATTAAGTCTCATGACATCCAGGGGAATTTGTACATTAGGGCACAGTGCAGAAAAACAGCATGTCTTTCCACATCCGTTTTACGTACTGCATTAGTCATGCCGATGTTTCTTGTAACCGCTAATTGAAGCTATGTTGAAAAACGCTCTGATGGTTGAATCACCTTTGCCAGCAGCCCATTGTGTTTAGCTGTTACTGACCTTCTGGCCCGCCCAGTCAGGCGATCTTTGCCTTTTGCTTTACTGCTCATCACTTGCACGTTTTTAGCTCCCTTGTCTTTGCCTCGCTTGTCATGAGCTAGGTcagaaaaataccaaaagtTTAAAAGTCTAAACACTATAAGAGTATTTTATGGGATTTAACTGTTCACTAAATTATGTGGGGAATACCTTTTGAATCGCTGCCTGCCCTGGGTCCTCTTCTAgcatttcttcctcctgcagCAATGTGATATGTCTTTTTTATGATTTGTTATGAAGCGTCTTACTCCTTACGTTCTCAGTAAGGTCTGTGTCTTTTGTCTTACCTCTGCTGGAAGGCCCCCATTCTCTGTCAGAGAGGGATTTGTCTGAAAACCTAGAAGCAGAGGTTTAGTTTTAGACAGTAACAAAACCCAGTGTGACTAATATCTCTATCATGTTCCAAAATCATTCATCTTTTCCCCCCTCAGGCACTATAACATCTCATCTGCACAACATAAACGGACATTTCAGTATATCATTGTGGGCCTAGAGTTTAAGATTGTGCAGAGATTCCATTCCTACATTCGACATCCTCTGAAACCGCGTAAATTGTCGaatcaaaaacacatttcctcTTCTGTTCTTTCTCGGGAGCCTTGTTAATGCTTCGCCAAATAAGGCAAGGCATTTCCATCCCTAACCCCCCAGCTAAAAATAGCTGCTCTTTCCTTGTGCCTTTACATTTGGATACTACCCTAAACAGCACATTAATTTACTCTGCAACTTGGTCAGTCTTTGTACAGCCACAGCTCAGTTTGTTTGAAATCTAACAAACAGTTCACAATAAACGAGTTGTATTTCTTTCCCGCGGTCAGTTTGGGGTGCTATCGTGTGATTTTCCCCCACCAATGCGGGCAGCAGCCTGCAACGCTGTATGAAATGTAGCTCATGAACTCCTTCACATGAAAAAAGTTATATTAGGCATACATAAGTAACTGTTTGGTAATGTTTTAGCTGTGTAACATCGTCCTGTGACTTGGTGACAATCAGCCTTGCAATCATGTGTTAGAACATGCACAACATCCAGAAACCTCATCTAATGGATTCTTCACTGAATAATTTAACTACAAAGAGGCACAATGTTCTCCGGGGTTATTTTCTCCTCTTCATCTGCCTAAGTGAAGTGAGCCTTTCAGTGAAGGAAGAATTTAAAAGTGAAAAGGGGAAATCTACAAAactaataacttaaaaaaaaaaaaaaaaaaaggccttaGTGCTAATAAGACCATTTTTAGCCTGCATGGTACTGCATACTGAAAATATCTTAGTACTGAAAAAGCCTTCTCTTAAAAGTGACAGTCCACTGTTCGACCTCCAAACCCAACATGgacttttttgttctttaaaggaATTTGTACTGCTTACTTGACCTCCATTTCATTATACATGTTACCCCTAGACTCTCTTTACAAAGCAtaatgtttcttcctgttaaaagggagttttttcttcccactgttgccgaGTATTTGCTCATAGTGGGTGGTCTGACTGTTGGGGTTCtctttgttgttgtgatttggtgctatataaataaaattcaattaagTTGAATTGTTTGGACAATCTAAAATCCTGGAGTCCTGGCAACATTTTCAACTAAATgacagcaaaactttatttggCTTATCAAGCGCTATAGTTAAACTATAACTTAAAATCCTGGAT
It encodes the following:
- the ccdc9b gene encoding uncharacterized protein ccdc9b isoform X4 translates to MALQSRKGKADDLTITISKSASDSRVVVTKPFSGGSPAGKGQQEAGPDRGGEAPPQTAGRGHRKQLTVTMAGKKGKRVVSERPEKRPGPVDVKSPADDGQARRVESAGRAKQPSHMTKRDSAPQDEVKQGQKHTEEHHGVSEQCQDIENLQAITDLNVPTSREEQEEYLRWKKEREQIDRERVARHKNAKGQWRRAWDMDKTDNMFSDKSLSDREWGPSSRGGRNARRGPRAGSDSKAHDKRGKDKGAKNVQVMSSKAKGKDRLTGRARRWQANDDGENLQMPETTLEEFLEELDALTDANADELKDQDAKTKQSPSPDSLSTPEEVSESAASVSAAILREDTPTQEKAEASSSRGLEKKVRFSEELIQGAHARQTTGSQESESRGPSSLKASSPKKNKHEMQRPRQPLESAKQDDGSLQDKGGGPAAPSFAQQQGSETDCTKKDSSPPTAPSSPPAEKACTPLHEIQPVELPKCNISNTNTEELIDSGLSVLSLESGETHPTHSTSSDKAREHGKIV
- the ccdc9b gene encoding coiled-coil domain-containing protein 9B isoform X2; amino-acid sequence: MERPTSSDMMPKRDHEKDLELDKKIEALRRKNEALMKRYKEVEEDRKRAEEEGMALQSRKGKADDLTITISKSASDSRVVVTKPFSGGSPAGKGQQEAGPDRGGEAPPQTAGRGHRKQLTVTMAGKKGKRVVSERPEKRPGPVDVKSPADDGQARRVESAGRAKQPSHMTKRDSAPQDEVKQGQKHTEEHHGVSEQCQDIENLQAITDLNVPTSREEQEEYLRWKKEREQIDRERVARHKNAKGQWRRAWDMDKTDNMFSDKSLSDREWGPSSRGGRNARRGPRAGSDSKAHDKRGKDKGAKNVQVMSSKAKGKDRLTGRARRWQANDDGENLQMPETTLEEFLEELDALTDANADELKDQDAKTKQSPSPDSLSTPEEVSESAASVSAAILREDTPTQEKAEASSSRGLEKKVRFSEELIQGAHARQTTGSQESESRGPSSLKASSPKKNKHEMQRPRQPLESAKQDDGSLQDKGGGPAAPSFAQQQGSETDCTKKDSSPPTAPSSPPAEKACTPLHEIQPVELPKCNISNTNTEELIDSGLSVLSLESGETHPTHSTSSDKAREHGKIV
- the ccdc9b gene encoding coiled-coil domain-containing protein 9B isoform X3 gives rise to the protein MMPKRDHEKDLELDKKIEALRRKNEALMKRYKEVEEDRKRAEEEGMALQSRKGKADDLTITISKSASDSRVVVTKPFSGGSPAGKGQQEAGPDRGGEAPPQTAGRGHRKQLTVTMAGKKGKRVVSERPEKRPGPVDVKSPADDGQARRVESAGRAKQPSHMTKRDSAPQDEVKQGQKHTEEHHGVSEQCQDIENLQAITDLNVPTSREEQEEYLRWKKEREQIDRERVARHKNAKGQWRRAWDMDKTDNMFSDKSLSDREWGPSSRGGRNARRGPRAGSDSKAHDKRGKDKGAKNVQVMSSKAKGKDRLTGRARRWQANDDGENLQMPETTLEEFLEELDALTDANADELKDQDAKTKQSPSPDSLSTPEEVSESAASVSAAILREDTPTQEKAEASSSRGLEKKVRFSEELIQGAHARQTTGSQESESRGPSSLKASSPKKNKHEMQRPRQPLESAKQDDGSLQDKGGGPAAPSFAQQQGSETDCTKKDSSPPTAPSSPPAEKACTPLHEIQPVELPKCNISNTNTEELIDSGLSVLSLESGETHPTHSTSSDKAREHGKIV